TAGTTAGCACGTTAAAGTCAATGAGACCGTGGAGTTAAGCTAACTTTTCCATAATCTCCGTTAACTTATTTGCGTGATTTCTCCAAGAGTATTTCTTACCTGTTTCTAAAGCGTTAATTGAAAGACTTCTTCTAAGCCTATGATTCTCTAAAACCTCGTTTATTCTGTCTACAGCCTCCTTCCAGTCTTTTACCACATAACCGTTTTCTCCTTCAATCACGAACTCCTTTCCTCCTAATCCGTCATTTACTATTACAGCCGTACCATTACATAGGGACTCTAAAACAGCCATACCAGGCCCTCTTTCATCGAATCCAAAGCGTATAGTTAAGGATGATTTTTTATAAAGTTCCCTCAGTTTATCTTCACTAATCCTACCAGTTACTATAACTTCTGGGTATTTTCTTTTAAACTCTTCCATAGTATCTCTTCTTGCCCAAGATCCAGCCATTATTAACTTTCCCTTTATTCTTTTAGCTATCTCGCCGTAAATTTCTGGTTTCCTTCCCTCATCCCACATTGATACTGCTAAAACGAAATTTTCCTTATCCTCTTCAACTTCATCTATTGGATAACAACCTGGATATAACACTTCAGCTCTTATACCTTTATCTTCTAGAACTCTTTTGTTCCATTCTGAATTTGTAAGTACGATTTTAGCATCTTCTAATACTTTTCTTTCCATTACCTTAGGTATTAAATATTTAATACCCTTTAAAGTTAAGGAAGTTTCATGAAGATATATCGCGTAATCTTCTCCATGAAATACCTTACGTAAATAACCAGTAATCCCAGCAAATTGATCGTGAAACAACGCGGGCCCCTTAATAATTCTAGTCGCCTTAACTATAAGATCTAAATCAACAGTCGCTTCATCACCCCTATTTTTAGCGTAAATTTCCGTTATCTTCCTAAAGAGAGGCGTGAGAAATCCTTTCTCTCCTTTCCTTCTCAAGAACTCAACGTATATTCCACTGAGATCGTAATTGTAAAAGGATTCTCTATATACTAATAACTTAGCCTTAGTGTTCCTAGCCTGTTCCACTGCAATTCTAGCAACTCCTCCGTTCCATAAAACCCTTAAAGCGATAGTAAACATTACATATTATTTAAAAAAGGGCGTAAATATAAAAGTTAACGTAAACTAACTGATATGACTCCCTCATGCCTTAAAAGGGCTAAGATTCCCTCTATAGGGTTCATCATTCCCACCATCTGTTCGGTTCTTATTTAGTGGGTGGACGAGAGGACCAGAGACCCCTCCCGTTAAGGTTCATAATAACAACATCCTTATCATAAATACAAGAACAATTAAACTAATGATAAGAAGATTCTCTCATTTTTCTCGAATAAGATAAGAAAAAGACGAATACTCAGAATTAACGTATTCAACTAAAAGATCAATACTTTTTAATCCACCACTTAATCCAATACTGAATGCAACAATACTACATTAAATAAAGCTTATCACTAAACACACTAGATAATTTACTAATACGCTTAATCTATTCTCTAACATAACATGTGTATTCACATTCTCAGCAAGTAATTGAGTAGCAGTTAAGGATTTTCCATATTATATAATATTAAGGAGAACCCTAATAACTGCTGTAACTAAAGCATGTTTTTGTATAAATCTTTCTAAAATTGTTAATATTATATTAGAAATATATTGGAAATAATTATGCATTTTACAAACGATGTGAAGTTCATCGACCTTTTCTCCTCCATATTGTATATTCTCCTCTTTTTATCTCAATTACTCTGTGAATAGGAATTACAGTTTCCCCATCTTTAAGATATATATAATAATTATCGACTCTCTCTATTTGTTCAAAGGGTATCTCAGCTATCGAGACATATCTATCATAGATTATTAGCTTAAATTCAGATATATTGTCCTTATATTTCCATAATACCATATTTATTGCATCCTTTATTCTCACCAATTAAATTATACATGAGATAATAAAAACTTAAGGCTCTGAAATTGTCGTTATAAGGAAATTCATCGCAGAGTATAAGATTACTTATGCATCTATAAGCTTACTTACTTATTTTAACTACTACATTCCCCAAATTTTCACTTATATAAATTATCTAAGCTTGTTTAGTATGTAGTTCTGAACACTTAGGAAAATCTTAGTGTTTAAAATACTCCTAAAAGGTGAATAATATACCCTTAACTTAATCAGTGAGAGAAACATTAGAATTATTACTTTAATTAACTTCTTCGATATTTTACTATTACTCTCGTCATGAATATAACTTATTTCTACTTCCTTTATCTTATACCCCCTTCTCTTAAATGCGTAAATTAGATTAACATCGAATAGGAAATCGTTTATTATTAGCTCGTCACTTATGGTCAAAGCCTTCTCCTTATCAATTAACTTAACTCCCGATTGGAAATCGCTAAACCCAACAAGTGATGGAAAGAAGATCTTCGTTAATATTATAAAAGCCTTATGTAAAAATCTCCTCTTCCAAGGCATTCCTATAATTTTTCTTTTAGTAACTACTAGGTCAGCGTCTGTCTTTAATACCTTGTCTATATCATCTTTAGTAACTGGCAAATCTGCATCAACTAGCAAAACTTTCTTGAAAGAGGAATAATGTATACCTCTTTTTAGTGCTCCTCCCTTACCTAATCTAACGTTACTTACATAAAGTTTAACTGGAAAGTCCTTTACAACATCTGGAGTTCTGTCATTGCCATCGAAAATTATTAGTATTTCAGCAGGAGATATCCAAGAGGAAATCCTTTGAACTGTATTTCTAATCCTCTTTTCCTCATTGTAAGCGGGAATTACTATGGACAACATATTTTATATAGAATTTAAAGTTCTAACTTATAAGGATAATTGTCAATTACAGACTATTTGATATTTTTAACTCTATAATCAATTTAATCAGTATTACTGAGATTCTTAATTGACTTGTATAGTATAGAAAGTATTATTTATCTATTAACACTTTTTAATGGCTATAAGTAGGGCATACTAATAATAATAATAAAAAATGATATATACTAATTAAATAAAATATACTATCTAAAAACTAATTTTTAACAGAAATAATATTGTGAAAAGTATTTCAATATATTTTTATATATTGTGAAAAGTATAAGATTAAAGGGTGTGATATATTTAACTTAATTAAAATATATACGATGAAAATGTAAGTAGTTTATAAACAGTTTACAAGCATAGTCTGTAACATTTTTAGTAATTATTAGTTATTTCTAATTGTTTCTAATCCCCTTAATGCTATTAAATAAGCTGATACATCATGCCCTCTTTTATGAAAAAGGTTTATGAGAGTTCTCTTTAGATGTTCAATTATTAATTTCAGAAATAATTTTAAAAATTCAATGTTTCGAAAGTTTTTCTTATTAACGGCTCTGACGGGCAATAAACGTCATCGTTTTTAACTATCCATGAGGAATCGAGTAAGTGTTTTAGGTAATTATATATTATGGAATCACTTATGGTAATTCCCTCCATTGCTTCCAATTCACGCTTAATTTTACTCCAAGATGAGCAACTCGCACTTACAGTTCTCATGATATTTAAGTACCTTTTTCTAGCCTCACCCTTATCTGCTAAAAAGTTCTCAAATTCATGTATTATTAAGCGTTTAGCAAAACTGAATGTCTCATCTAGACTCTTCCTTAAATCTCTAATATGAGAATATGTATAGCCGAAATACGTTAACCATCCTGGAATTCCTCCTATCTCTTCGTAAACTTTGTCATATTCCGTGAAATTTATGTTAATTTGTGAGAAACCTCTCTTTAAGAACTCTATAGCCTCTTCTCTACTAAATGGTTTTAACTCTATCTTTAAGAAAGCTCTCCCAAAGAGGGGAGAACTGGGATCTTCAATTCTTAAGAAACGATATAGTAGTCCCATTTCTGAACCACTTAATACGATTTTGATTTTTAAATTATCGAATGCATAAGCTAAAGGTGGTAATAGATCTATTCCCCTTAGCTTTATGAGTTCTTGGGCTTCATCTATTATGAATATTAAATCCTTATTGAAATCGTTTAATGCTTCAAGTAAACTTGTAAATGAAAGTCTCTCATTTCCCTGCCATTTAAATCTTACTTGATTACCCATAATACTTACTCCTTCTATTCTCTTAAGGAACTCTATAAGTTGGGAGAATTTCGATGATAACTTATTTATCTCTCTTTCAACCTCTATTAAGAACTCCTTATAGTTAATACTCCTTTTCTCTTCAAATTTCCTCATATCAAGGTAGATGAATGGTCTGTTTAATTCATTGAGTGCTATTTTGATTAATGATGATTTTCCAGTCCTTCTCAAACCTAAAATTAGCGTTATAGGAGATGAGAGTAATTTAAGTTTCTCTATCTCTTCTTCTCTATCAAAGAAGTCCTCTCTTTTATCCTTTGGTGCTGGGTCGAAAAGCACTTCTACCCCCAGAAGTTACTTCTACCCCCAGAAGTTTAAAACTTTATTTGCTGGATAAATATTGAGTCTTATTATAGTTACTTTCGTTTGTTAATCCCCTTTAAATATTGATCTTTATTATATTCAATGGAATATTTTAGGGAGATATCTAATCTAGAATTTTACTATTATCTTCAGAGAAATGAAATTTCCTTTTATTAACGGACTTTATGGCTATTTTATAATTTATATTAATATCTCTTTTTTCATTTTCACTTATAACTATGCTAAAACATAATATTGGCCCACATTTCCTAAATTGCCATACTCATCTATAAATTTAGATTCCTCAATCTAAAGTTATATAATTTTGAAATATCAAATTATCTAATGATGGATTCGAATAGGATTACGTTAATAAGGCTATTAGAGGAGAGACCTAGATATAGGAAAAATAAAATAGGAGATAACGCACTTAAAAGGTTAGCTAAATTATCTGAAGAAAATATAATACTATTAGAGGAATTAGGTTGTCTTAAGTTTGAAGGTGAGGTAATATATTACAAGACTGGTTGCTTAGGGAATTATATTCAAGAATAAGCGAATTAAAGGGTAGTGAGACAGATCGATTTCTTAAATTTTTAGCGATCTTAAATACGCTTTTAGAACAGAGAAATTTAGGCAGATTAATAATAGTAGGTGGTTTCGCAGCAGAATTCTATTCTGGGAGGGGATATAGGACGGGAGATGTGGACATAATCGTTGAAGGGCAAGGGGTCGAAATAGTTAGGTTAGTCCTTTCCGAGATCTCCGATAAAGGACTTAGGATATTTTTACCTAAAATAAGAGAGATCTCCGATAAAGGAATTGACATTGTGGGGACTGTATATTCTTTAAAGAAACAGCCTCTGTCGATTTATATAGACGGCTATAAAATATATATTATCCCACCGGAGGAGGTAATTTTAACGTATCTGGAAGCGTGGAAATTTTGGGAAAGTAGCGAAGATAAGATAAAGGCTGTATTAGTATATTGTGCACAACGTGGTAAATTAGATTTTAATTATTTGAAAGAAGAAGCAGAGAGGAGAGGGGTAAGCGATTATTTAGAAAAATTAAGTGAGTATTGTTAAATTAAAAAATTTTAACTTATCTCCATAACTTCTATTTCCCTAGAACTCTCCTCCAATGGCTTACCTTTCGTCTCTGGTATTAGGATAAGCGTTATTATAGCCGATACTAATGACACCCCACCTAAAAATGCTACAGCAAAGGATTCTCCGTAAATCGAGAACAGAGCTGGAAAAACAAAAGACGTTAAGGCTGCACCTATTCTCCCAGAAGCTACTGTGAGGGATTGTACAAATCCTCTAACCTTAGTAGGTGCTAATTCTACTCCTAGCATTCCCGATGCACTTACCGATCCTGGTCCAGCCTGTTGTGATAATTGAGATAGACCGTATAACATTAACGCTATTAAGGGTGAGAAAGTCATACCTGCAATGTCCTTATAAATGGAAAAAGCTACTAGAGATATTGTCATTCCTATAAACCCTAAAACTTGAAGCGGCTTTCTCCCCACTCTATCTATTAAGGCTAAAGCTATTAACCCTCCTGGCACTATAAAGGCTCCCTCAATTACTAATTGAAAAGTCCCAGAGTTTAGCCCTAAACTCGACGCTATTAATGAGGGGCCGAAAAGTATGCCAGAATACGCAACTATATCAAACAAGAACCATAATATACACGCTGCTAAGAATTGTTTCCAGTATTTTGAAAGGTAAAAGGAGAATCCTTTATCGTCTTTAAAATTTCTATTAACGTTAACTTCTATACCTGTAACGTTCTTAATTACTTGTTTCAATTCGTTTAAATCTCCTTTAATTCTACCTAAAAATCTAGCAGTCTCTGGTATTTTTCTCCTTAGATATATTACTGAAGCTGCCGGTATTGCGCCCGCAGCTAATACAATTCTCCATATTAGATTTGGGCTTATTCCTAATGCCGTTAAGGCTAAATAGATTAAGGCTGCAGTAGTTGCACCAAAACCCCAGAAAAGCCCAAACCCTAAAGCTATTATTTTCCCTCTATCCTTAGCGTTTGAATGTTCTGCCATTATCATTGGTGATAATACGTAGTCTGCACCTACTCCTAAACCAAGTAGAAATCTTACAATTATCAATTCAAGAGGTGAAGTTACGAAAGCTTGTAGCAATGCTCCTATCGATAATAAGCCGACGTCTATTCCATAAAAGGTCTTCCTACCTTTATTAGAAAGTAAACCGAATACTATAGCACCTATTGCAGCCCCTATTAACGCTGAACCGCTAATTAGGGATACGTAAATATTGTAAGCTGGACTGCCTTTATGTATGTTGAATGCTGAGAGCACTGTCAGTAGGACTATTCCTATTGAGGATAAATCATAACCATCGGTGAAAACACCCATTCCAGTGGTCATTAAAGACTTGATGTGAAATATGTCGAATTTCTTATCGTCAAGTGGTTTGAAGGGGTTCATTTTTATCTAATATTCCCTTTTAACTACTTGTTTTTAAATATTTTCTATATTCCTTATATATTGAAAAATAATATCTAATAAAATATATAGCACTATATAGCTTATATAAATATTGTAGATAAGATTTTTATTAAATTGTAAAATAGTATATGTATGAACTTAATAGCTGTGGGAATAGTTCTGGGAGTTGTACAAGGAATAAGTGAGTGGATTCCTGTAAGTAGTAAAACTCAAGTGCTTTTAGTCTCTACACTTCTCTTAGGATTAGGCTTTTCTGAAGCTTATGCTTTTGGGCTATTTATGGAAATAGGTACAATTACAGCTGCCGTAATTTACTTTAGAAAGGAACTATATAAGGTTGTGTTAGCATTAATGGGTAAGGGAAATTATGAGGACGTAATATTGCTGAAGTATATTATAGTATCTACTTTAGTCACTGGGATTATAGGAGTTACAATATATCTAACTATTATTAATCTAGTTAGAGGAGTAGTAATTGGAATCCCAATGGCTATTTTAGGCTTAATATTAATGCTAGACGGTATTTTAATCTATGTTTCGAGGAAGTCTTATAAGCCCAGTAGGACTTTAAGGGATCTGAGTGTTAAGGACTTTATAATAGTTGGAATAGCACAAGGTTTAGCGGCTTTACCTGGAGTTAGCAGATCTGGAATGACTACTTCCGTACTACTTTTATTAGGTGTAAATCCCGAAGATGCATTTAGACTCTCCTTCATAGAGCTAATTCCAGCCGCAATAGGAGCAATAGGAGTCACCCTAATCTTCTCTAGGCACGAAGTAATTAATACTATTCATTTACTGAGTATAGCTGCGTTGATAATTTCCATATTAGTTGCTACACTAGTAAGCGTTTTATTTATAAACGTTTTGCTTAAATTTGCCGAGAGCAGGAATATTTTAATAGTAGTATTCAGTTTAGGAATATTAGCATTAATGAGTGGTATAATTAGTTCGCTTATAGGTTTCTAAATCAATATTTCAAAATAAATTATAAAAAATTATAATAGAAAATTTTATAAAAATTAAATAAAGATTTTTTGACTATTAATATTTAATATTACTATGGCAATACTAACTCATATATTATTTATACTATTTCATGAAAGAAGCCCTTTGGCCATATCAACTTCATCGTCACCAAATACAAGAGAGTAACTGTCAGTAATGTATAACATTCGCACTCTCCCCTTATTTTCTTCAACGCACGTACCAATATAAAATGGAGCCGTTGACAACAGTTTCCGATACACCATAAAATTTATATTATTTCATCATAAACTATTATACAATGCTAAGACCTAAGGAAGTCTGCCAACGCTTAGGGATATCCTATGCAACACTCAGAGAATACGTAAAAAAAGGATACATAAAACCAGTAATACTAGAGACTGGGAAATGGAGGTTCAAAGAAGAGGATGTAGAGAAGTTGATGGGGATTGTTAGAAAGAGGAAAGTGATCCTTTACGCTAGAGTATCATCAAACACACAAAAAGACGACTTAATAAACCAAGTAAAATACCTTGAGGAGAACGTTAAAGAATACGACCAAGTAATAACTGACATTGGATCAGGATTAAACATGAAGAGGAAGGGATTCCTCAAGTTATTGAGAATGATACTGAACAACGAGGTGTCGAAAGTAGTTATTGCATACTCAGACAGACTAGTTAGATTCGGTTTCGAGATAATAGAGG
The genomic region above belongs to Saccharolobus caldissimus and contains:
- a CDS encoding glycosyltransferase family 4 protein; protein product: MFTIALRVLWNGGVARIAVEQARNTKAKLLVYRESFYNYDLSGIYVEFLRRKGEKGFLTPLFRKITEIYAKNRGDEATVDLDLIVKATRIIKGPALFHDQFAGITGYLRKVFHGEDYAIYLHETSLTLKGIKYLIPKVMERKVLEDAKIVLTNSEWNKRVLEDKGIRAEVLYPGCYPIDEVEEDKENFVLAVSMWDEGRKPEIYGEIAKRIKGKLIMAGSWARRDTMEEFKRKYPEVIVTGRISEDKLRELYKKSSLTIRFGFDERGPGMAVLESLCNGTAVIVNDGLGGKEFVIEGENGYVVKDWKEAVDRINEVLENHRLRRSLSINALETGKKYSWRNHANKLTEIMEKLA
- a CDS encoding DUF504 domain-containing protein, coding for MRIKDAINMVLWKYKDNISEFKLIIYDRYVSIAEIPFEQIERVDNYYIYLKDGETVIPIHRVIEIKRGEYTIWRRKGR
- a CDS encoding glycosyltransferase, giving the protein MLSIVIPAYNEEKRIRNTVQRISSWISPAEILIIFDGNDRTPDVVKDFPVKLYVSNVRLGKGGALKRGIHYSSFKKVLLVDADLPVTKDDIDKVLKTDADLVVTKRKIIGMPWKRRFLHKAFIILTKIFFPSLVGFSDFQSGVKLIDKEKALTISDELIINDFLFDVNLIYAFKRRGYKIKEVEISYIHDESNSKISKKLIKVIILMFLSLIKLRVYYSPFRSILNTKIFLSVQNYILNKLR
- a CDS encoding AAA family ATPase translates to MLFDPAPKDKREDFFDREEEIEKLKLLSSPITLILGLRRTGKSSLIKIALNELNRPFIYLDMRKFEEKRSINYKEFLIEVEREINKLSSKFSQLIEFLKRIEGVSIMGNQVRFKWQGNERLSFTSLLEALNDFNKDLIFIIDEAQELIKLRGIDLLPPLAYAFDNLKIKIVLSGSEMGLLYRFLRIEDPSSPLFGRAFLKIELKPFSREEAIEFLKRGFSQININFTEYDKVYEEIGGIPGWLTYFGYTYSHIRDLRKSLDETFSFAKRLIIHEFENFLADKGEARKRYLNIMRTVSASCSSWSKIKRELEAMEGITISDSIIYNYLKHLLDSSWIVKNDDVYCPSEPLIRKTFETLNF
- a CDS encoding MFS transporter — protein: MNPFKPLDDKKFDIFHIKSLMTTGMGVFTDGYDLSSIGIVLLTVLSAFNIHKGSPAYNIYVSLISGSALIGAAIGAIVFGLLSNKGRKTFYGIDVGLLSIGALLQAFVTSPLELIIVRFLLGLGVGADYVLSPMIMAEHSNAKDRGKIIALGFGLFWGFGATTAALIYLALTALGISPNLIWRIVLAAGAIPAASVIYLRRKIPETARFLGRIKGDLNELKQVIKNVTGIEVNVNRNFKDDKGFSFYLSKYWKQFLAACILWFLFDIVAYSGILFGPSLIASSLGLNSGTFQLVIEGAFIVPGGLIALALIDRVGRKPLQVLGFIGMTISLVAFSIYKDIAGMTFSPLIALMLYGLSQLSQQAGPGSVSASGMLGVELAPTKVRGFVQSLTVASGRIGAALTSFVFPALFSIYGESFAVAFLGGVSLVSAIITLILIPETKGKPLEESSREIEVMEIS
- a CDS encoding undecaprenyl-diphosphate phosphatase is translated as MNLIAVGIVLGVVQGISEWIPVSSKTQVLLVSTLLLGLGFSEAYAFGLFMEIGTITAAVIYFRKELYKVVLALMGKGNYEDVILLKYIIVSTLVTGIIGVTIYLTIINLVRGVVIGIPMAILGLILMLDGILIYVSRKSYKPSRTLRDLSVKDFIIVGIAQGLAALPGVSRSGMTTSVLLLLGVNPEDAFRLSFIELIPAAIGAIGVTLIFSRHEVINTIHLLSIAALIISILVATLVSVLFINVLLKFAESRNILIVVFSLGILALMSGIISSLIGF
- a CDS encoding IS607 family transposase, giving the protein MLRPKEVCQRLGISYATLREYVKKGYIKPVILETGKWRFKEEDVEKLMGIVRKRKVILYARVSSNTQKDDLINQVKYLEENVKEYDQVITDIGSGLNMKRKGFLKLLRMILNNEVSKVVIAYSDRLVRFGFEIIEEVCKAHNCELVVLNNEDKTPEQELIEDLISILVSFSGKLYGMRSHKYEKVKKCVEELKN